One stretch of Cetobacterium sp. ZOR0034 DNA includes these proteins:
- the rpmG gene encoding 50S ribosomal protein L33, translated as MRVNIQLECTECKRRNYSTSKNKKNTTERLELNKYCKWDKKVTLHKETKK; from the coding sequence GTGAGAGTAAATATTCAATTAGAGTGTACAGAGTGTAAAAGAAGAAACTACAGTACTTCAAAGAATAAGAAGAACACTACTGAAAGATTAGAATTAAATAAATACTGTAAATGGGACAAAAAAGTAACATTACATAAAGAAACTAAAAAGTAA
- the secE gene encoding preprotein translocase subunit SecE gives MGLINDVRREYSKVQWPRRKEIIAATSWVVAMSIFLGIYLGVFDIIASRLLKMLVSLFGG, from the coding sequence ATGGGACTAATTAACGATGTAAGAAGAGAGTATTCTAAGGTTCAATGGCCTAGAAGAAAAGAAATAATTGCAGCAACAAGTTGGGTTGTTGCTATGAGTATATTTTTAGGGATATACTTAGGAGTTTTCGATATAATTGCTTCAAGACTTTTAAAGATGCTTGTATCTCTCTTTGGAGGATAA
- the nusG gene encoding transcription termination/antitermination protein NusG, whose product MEKSLVKKWFMIHTYSGYEKKVKTDLEQKIETLGLSNIVTKVLVPEEETIEERRGKKKIISRKLFPGYVMLEMEATREESGDGINFRVDSDAWYVVRNTNGVTGFVGVGSDPIPMEDDEVENIFSVIGYKNEDDEKALKEVIKVDYEVGDYVRLLAEGFENQEGKVAEIDMEHRKVKVMMEMFGRMTPIEVDLDSVEKA is encoded by the coding sequence ATGGAAAAAAGCTTAGTAAAAAAATGGTTTATGATTCATACTTATTCGGGGTATGAGAAAAAAGTTAAAACAGACTTAGAACAAAAGATAGAAACTTTAGGGTTATCTAACATAGTAACTAAAGTTTTAGTTCCTGAAGAGGAAACTATCGAAGAGAGAAGAGGAAAGAAAAAGATTATTTCAAGAAAGTTATTCCCAGGGTATGTTATGCTAGAAATGGAAGCTACTAGAGAGGAAAGCGGAGATGGAATAAACTTTAGAGTAGACTCAGATGCTTGGTACGTAGTTAGAAATACTAACGGAGTAACAGGATTCGTTGGAGTAGGATCTGATCCAATTCCAATGGAAGATGATGAAGTTGAAAATATTTTCTCTGTTATAGGATACAAAAATGAAGATGATGAGAAGGCGCTTAAGGAAGTTATAAAAGTCGACTACGAAGTAGGAGATTATGTAAGACTTCTAGCTGAAGGATTTGAAAATCAAGAAGGTAAAGTTGCTGAAATCGATATGGAACATAGAAAAGTTAAGGTTATGATGGAGATGTTTGGTAGAATGACTCCTATCGAAGTAGACCTTGACAGTGTAGAAAAGGCTTAG
- the rplK gene encoding 50S ribosomal protein L11, which translates to MAKEVIGLIKLQLPAGKANPAPPVGPALGQHGVNIMEFCKAFNAKTQDKAGWIIPVEISVYNDRSFTFILKTPPASDLLKKAAGIQSGAQNSKKEVAGKINTAKLREIAETKMPDLNAGSVEAAMNIIAGSARSMGIKIED; encoded by the coding sequence ATGGCAAAAGAAGTAATCGGATTAATAAAACTACAATTACCTGCTGGAAAAGCTAACCCTGCTCCACCAGTAGGACCAGCATTAGGACAACACGGAGTTAACATCATGGAATTCTGTAAGGCGTTCAATGCAAAAACTCAAGATAAAGCGGGATGGATCATTCCAGTTGAAATCTCTGTTTATAACGACAGATCTTTCACATTTATCTTAAAAACTCCACCAGCATCAGATTTATTAAAGAAAGCTGCTGGAATTCAATCAGGAGCTCAAAACTCTAAAAAAGAAGTAGCTGGAAAAATCAACACAGCTAAATTAAGAGAAATCGCTGAAACTAAGATGCCAGATTTAAACGCTGGATCAGTAGAAGCTGCTATGAATATCATAGCTGGATCAGCTAGATCAATGGGAATCAAAATAGAGGACTAA